The following proteins are encoded in a genomic region of Neospora caninum Liverpool complete genome, chromosome XI:
- a CDS encoding putative RNA polymerase Rpb3/Rpb11 dimerisation domain-containing protein, with amino-acid sequence MFASFLVNAWEVEVERGTDACRPARCIDRVGAETAVGVSSVSSALFQNPAVALSHSSRVSTLTSLFSYRVSALLRPSPLSPAALSPFSPLSPLLRRSSPRPQLPAPASFLGAFLASPEPGFPSRSSSRLSVSPRYGDAGLEDEEAPINFYTDAPRSDAAPSRTPSEHDSTASPPSPDAPPSSESYSPASVFATNELAMYYAAARLRGDTPPLPGEPAAAPFPSAPPKAERQPGKRKSRASSSASSSSFSSSPAAAVEARAGETGLDDAQAAAQALTPTTLYNRGPRFPHVELHPKNLTGAPASLLSKDEQQYLWRHGYFAADHVNQTETWKNWHLLNRGRWTDPGVEKLPNITTLRGVEEPPFHRVPLQFWDEARGLSHDVRHYPIYEEFYNSTTLDPTIYTPRYNLTLLPFTPAYVPRRDRMGLQYGDARIFDTWPSWDKEFTLRVEEATNVTVIPETGHLYQKLYIGPIPVTTGWTMGSLIKAFAAQRCPGHAVVALKLHAPPQAAKKGARKGRLKTREKRSEAHMHGAVASEGEGEPGGGDGEQTQPMVTKLPSVREDILEIALNLKGVAFETLAPRESACIRVKVVGPQLLVAGMIGWPSFVRVANPEHFIAKVEEGGVLDLEIKLEWGRGAWLADLHGLYREEEGVDTRCYKRRRIWEVDNRGFYPTSCVFGACTMMRLAVHKLMGTRFCQDRQVSTNPTEQLVVEIWTDASKSPKEVLAFALQDMLAWLLDLRRQLVQDVDWKTEDEDLNASWKHVAAWTEAKALQDRLGGPPLMVWEDPSQGLKLAEGEKSFAMPEFRPPPCPVHPVSWLKRELARSPYPADGYSDSSKPRKKAGRRRKKIQDDDDAETPEAGEKETEATGTRACPGNLHTQESSAEPALEEGKPVSTTTEKRARQAKTQERRAKRGPSEVLLASISGLPPKALHSLHEFGLATLADVRDYTPQQLRKIPHVGSATVALLESLLSQHSDASPC; translated from the exons atgttcgcttctttcttggTGAATGCCTGGGAAGTcgaagtggagagaggcacTGACGCCTGCAGACCAGCGCGCTGTATCGACCGCGtcggggcggagacagcagtcggcgtttcgtctgtttcctcggCTCTTTTTCAGAAT CCGGCAGTCGCCCTCTCCCACAGCTCTCGAGTTTCCACTTTgacttcccttttctcttaCCGCGTGTCGGCTCTGCTCCGTCCCTcgccactgtctccggccgctctctcgcctttctcgcccctgtctcctcttctccgtcgctcttcgccgcgtCCCCAGTTgcctgcgcctgcctcgtttctcggcgcctttctcgcctcgccggaGCCTGGCTttccttcgcgctcttcctcgcgcctttccgtctctccgcggtACGGCGATGCGGGCctcgaagacgaagaagcaccGATAAACTTCTACACAGACGCTCCTCGCTCCGACGCTGCCCCGTCACGCACCCCCTCTGAGCACGACTCCACAGCCTCCCCTCCTTCGCCTGATGCTCCTCCGTCCTCGGAGTCTTACTCTCCAGCTTCGGTCTTTGCGACGAACGAGTTGGCGATGTACTACGCagccgcgcgcctccgcggagacactccgcctcttcccggcgagcctgcagcggcgccgttcccctcggcgcctccgaAGGCTGAGAGGCAGCCTGGGAAGCGCAAATCCcgtgcttcgtcttccgcctcttcttcctccttttcgtcctcgccggcggCTGCAGTTGAAGCGCGTGCAGGCGAGACAGGTCTAGACGACGCACAGGCCGCAGCGCAGGCGCTCACTCCGACGACCCTCTACAATCGAGGCCCGCGGTTCCCGCATGTCGAGTTGCATCCGAAAAACTTAACGGGCGCGCCCGCATCCCTCCTCTCGAAGGACGAACAACAGTACCTCTGGCGACACGGATACTTCGCAGCAGACCACGTCAATCAAACCGAAACGTGGAAAAACTGGCATCTTCTCAATCGAG GTCGATGGACAGATCCTGGAGTTGAGAAATTGCCAAACATCACCACATTGAGAGGCGTCGAGGAGCCGCCGTTTCACCGCGTGCCTCTCCAGTTCTGGGATGAGGCGCGAGGCTTG TCTCACGATGTGCGCCACTACCCGATTTACGAGGAGTTTTACAATTCCACGACTCTGGATCCGACGATTTACACGCCTCGATACAACCTCACGTTGTTACCCTTCACCCCTGCCTACGTACCCAGACGCGACCGCATGGGTCTTCAGTACGGCGATGCACGCATTTTCGAT acgTGGCCGTCGTGGGACAAGGAATTTACTCTGCGTGTTGAGGAGGCGACGAATGTCACTGTCATTCCTGAAACTG GACACTTGTACCAGAAGCTTTACATCGGTCCGATTCCCGTAACGACGGGGTGGACGATGGGTTCTCTCATTAAGGCCTTCGCTGCTCAGCGTTGTCCGGGGCATGCAGTGGTGGCATtgaaactgcatgcgcctccgcAGGCGGCAAAGAAGggggcgagaaaaggcaggcTGAAAACCCGCGAGAAACGTTCCGAGGCACACATGCACGGCGCGGTcgccagcgaaggcgagggggaacccggcggaggcgacggcgaacagACTCAACCAATGGTCACCAAACTGCCCAGCGTTCGCGAAGACATCCTCGAGATCGCTCTCAATTTAAAGGGG GTGGCGTTTGAGACGCTCGCGCCTCGGGAATCCGCTTGCATCCGCGTGAAGGTTGTCGGTCCGCAGCTTCTGGTTGCGGGGATGATCGGCTGGCCTTCTTTCGTGCGCGTGGCGAATCCGGAGCACTTCATCGCGAAAGTGGAAGAGGGCGGCGTCCTCGACCTCGAAATCAAACTCGAGTGGGGCCGAGGCGCCTGGCTAGCCGATCTCCACG GGCTCtaccgcgaggaagaaggcgtcgATACACGGTGTTACAAGCGACGCCGGATATGGGAGGTGGACAACCGAGGCTTCTACCCCACGAGCTGCGTTTTCGGAGCATGCACCATGATGAGACTGGCAGTTCACAAACTCATGGGAACGCGCTTCTGTCAGGA tCGGCAAGTGTCGACGAATCCGACCGAGCAGCTGGTGGTTGAGATTTGGACAGATGCGTCAAAGAGTCCGAAAGAAGTTCTCGCCTTTGCTCTCCAAGACATGCTCGCGTGGCTGCTGGacctgcggagacagctcgTGCAGGATGTGGACtggaaaacagaagacgaagaccTCAACG CCTCCTGGAAGCACGTGGCGGCGTggacggaagcgaaggcaTTGCAAGACAGGCTCGGCGGTCCGCCTCTGATGGTCTGGGAAGATCCAAGTCAGGGCTTGAAGCTCGCCGAGGGCGAAAAAAGCTTTGCGATGCCAGAGTTCCGGCCGCCG CCCTGTCCCGTGCATCCGGTGTCTTGGCTGAAGCGTGAGctcgcgcgctcgccgtACCCCGCGGATGGCTACTCAGACTCGTCGAAACCCCGGAAGAAGGCcgggcggagacggaagaaaatccaggacgacgacgacgcagagacgcccgaagccggcgagaaggagacagaggcaacGGGCACTCGAGCATGCCCGGGGAATCTCCACACGCAGGAGTCCTCGGCCGAACCAGCTCTGGAAGAGGGCAAACCCGTGAGCACGACTACGGAGAAACGTGCGCGTCAAGCaaagacgcaggagcgaCGGGCGAAACGTGGACCCTCTGAAGTGCTTCTGGCGTCCATTTCTGGCCTCCCGCCAAAGGCTCTGCACTCCCTGCACGAG tTTGGCTTGGCGACCTTGGCGGACGTACGCGATTACACCCCGCAGCAACTCCGAAAAATTCCGCATGTTGGCAGCGCCACCGTCGCTCTGCTCGAGTCCCTCCTTTCTCAGCACTCCGACGCATCTCCTTGTTAA